A section of the Venturia canescens isolate UGA chromosome 11, ASM1945775v1, whole genome shotgun sequence genome encodes:
- the Piezo gene encoding piezo-type mechanosensitive ion channel component isoform X10, protein MGSYWLNVAVLRVIIPVTFAACTIWRPTGLSLIYLGLMLYSPMVPIATAETMKGHTGNYLKACVTLSFLTSLTQLMFHIVLLSLPPYGYFLEACTFLEMIFRHLGLVRLDGATVWEIVFWLLPEIIAFPTTIAMYLLCKRTTWEPHKEDDESSTVQPAKKIHDDANAKVTNFLGTIGTYVVLGSLCCVSSLTPSVEGAFYFIIFIGASSWWACHRELRKGFAFVCRFVMAVVVVHILVLMTYQNQWSQEFVPVNSTWARYFALDPYYTSNCSDPRYIDYVDSSSEWTSYSHALGLFWLYYVLALQSRFLFRKPKASVPASYQPDETTPLMRFGSGRTGLLQDSTGSVIVQDAHNDDSIQLQSLSEGAPDEGPGIVEQVIMAVYSIFQLIVNSSYLATNIIMMTWSIMYHSWTTFILLMWALVLWMVPNKRSSMMKCSPFIVFYATLLLLVGYIYSMNLTEEELPTVFHDIKVAEIGFRKPFGSDPAPSWHQIVKCAFTTMFWITMRQYMAERQSQKRSSAMRDMVAPLHVSVSTATTAMNKETPEIKSQFMKDVGRVVKKLLIKFWIAIVAIMLFTSGITGERMTVFRIIYMSLFLVFVITFQFSWTAWRKMMYGFWITVIAYSVAMLILVYTYQFSNFPGYWTRLGIDEALQMDIGLESYKTKELFVRLLTPTFFVIVTVLQIHYFHEDFLEITNIERTGVDLVSRRGSLGYSSTVPIVSTSSEEAIPADGEKKTVIYTLKQLKHMSKMERMALMRKTIENVKNFYDWIWLILEIHMQKIIFISFILLCIKDVCAINLFFVIAVVVAINFQRSVQITSINAMAGIIAILMVAKMLYQIEYIVHENWDVNCSRTDANGTESVTTYNVAKWIGMDKARTGELPYLLRGYIGMVTVTTIRAIIVIRQCFHRHEKGEPLETPLVMFPKITRADADKGIPECLKFLFNYGFYKFGLEFCLMGIVALIGTRLDFYSVLYGIWLLVLFSMKRTTTARVWPFFRIFAIVVLPLQYAFVVAPPTWLCINYPWSILDDSGLDTLRRLQDWMYFPDPEYPPSPEKLICDFILLMMIVRQSLVFRIEARSRATGEEFIAGHNFSVSQEMEKPNFVNPVKDYVSLAQCWLDVFKRGSMMSFMWITLSIMFLAGTNRTNIFSLGYLIGAFIFLWQGSDFYLRPIKTILKWWNFLIGYNVVVIFSKAILQGVGCVLLKQMETSVCWLVQLLGIACLKKFHTSGTIFDGKDNYCEVPREDIGMVWDGLCFACLLVQKRLFKSYYFFHIVDETKAMSILASRGAELLQDLHRKRIEYQENVEKAVLQKLKFKMDKIKADQQRIQGPSYREPATHKIDTLYPRDRPLYKHRVPKTNREAVRSGDYYMFDDLDDDDVTDHLVPDLDDKREEDERLRQQQAKGRRMTVAELMTTVLKTDIEIATHVAMYGGTQKDALRLRRQSVPLTRKKSSMSYLSARSETDTAAATDIRDAASLDSAEVEDVEQELKTEDLAKTPADSVQGDELTEDPTRASGVDKDRGKDQDEEDDEEPEGDPDKQKSVSLLTYLKFVLVILNSTMVSMTKYLNRFSRDYRYIRKVLTKEKRILKAKPDFRMGTRLGINQIWQPIPVMKQRSDSEESTDESSGNGQRPGPSSKSTRRKESSLTVPHIRILAPSLERGLDVSSSSSIFGQAQAEPEPEDEGDTLEELSEDDQPPIVQLAASIWFGILAHSTFMCYFMVFLHHVKNASVISIPLPLMVFCWGSLTIPRPSKTFWVTLIAYTEVIVIVKCIFQFEIILWNQMASPNHPLFPPRILGIEKKPNYALWDLWLLLMIFFHRFMLKSLGQWTAPVKPRKIIPTNLTMRTRNEDGQGGGEPARFHWQNEETNNTTETEGTSTKRESSNEGEEIEAPKNEEITDSNERLVVVKTTETSPCDKDLKTAVNMIALKYWEPMKIFFDNILSPEGKEKTNVYAYMFLCDFFNFILLIFGFSAFGTQQGDGGVTAYLAENRVPMPFLLMLLLQFALIVIDRALFLRKSIMGKLVFQYLLVFGVHICMFFILPSVTERRFNEKLPPQIWYMVKCFYLLLAAYQLRLGYPTRILGNFLCKNYSIINMYLFKGFMVVPFLFELRAVMDWIWTDTSMTIMDWFKMEDIFASIYQIRCTRGVETDFPQPRGVKKTQVSKYMVGGGALFLMIALIWFPLLLFALGGTVGDSNPPTEVSMKIRIGPYEPIYAMSAQTSSIVQYSEADFRSFKDIYARDKAAVTFLENYVNTDVTAITLSGSSRKLWAISPPDRERLRMELESNSTVIVHVEWTVARKTDVKDFNGVSTEERDIPLKAWENGQFNPVRKSLADLLLASTDSNSPNGTIVMRNAFPKFLKVTSRTVEPVRQLMNLYGPDRLDDSDTDHLYRNISLHLSTNADCCAHQQWWVVKENCDDVYEKKLLSKVPLNDCRYIMMFLFNDKAFPEGLSFISGFGILGLYTTGVIVMSQLIRRSVSEMAPKIMFDDLPYVDRILRLCLDIYLVRESGELSLEEDLFAKLIFLYRSPETLIRWTRPPEPGSSGNPEEDEDDDEDVVVRQGEQRNA, encoded by the exons ATGGGCTCGTACTGGCTCAACGTTGCCGTTCTCAGGGTCATCATCCCAGTGACCTTCGCAGCTT GTACAATATGGCGGCCGACAGGATTGTCGCTGATTTACCTCGGATTGATGCTCTACTCGCCGATGGTCCCGATCGCGACAGCAGAAACGATGAAGGGCCACACCGGAAATTACTTGAAGGCTTGCGTAACTCTGAGCTTCCTAACGAGCCTGACCCAGCTCATGTTTCACATTGTACTTTTGTCCCTGCCACCGTACGGATACTTTCTCGAGGCTTGCACATTCCTTGAGATGATATTCAGGCACCTCGGCCTGGTCAGGTTGGACGGTGCGACCGTCTGGGAAATCGTGTTCTGGCTACTCCCCGAAATCATTGCTTTTCCAACCACTATTGCGATGTACCTTTTGTGCAAACGGACGACCTGGGAACCGCACAAAGAAGACGACGAAAGCTCCACCGTCCAGCCAgccaaaaaaattcacgacGATGCCAATGCGAag GTAACAAATTTTCTCGGGACTATCGGGACGTACGTCGTGCTGGGATCCCTGTGCTGCGTTTCTTCGTTGACGCCCTCGGTCGAGGGGGCTTTTTACTTCATAATATTCATCGGTGCCTCGAGCTGGTGGGCCTGTCACCGAGAGCTGCGAAAAGGCTTCGCGTTCGTCTGTCGCTTCGTGATGGCAGTCGTCGTTGTACATATTCTCGTTCTCATGACTTACCAGAATCAATGGTCCCAAGAGTTCGTACCGGTGAACAGCACTTGGGCTCGATATTTCGCCCTCGATCCGTACTACACGAGCAACTGCTCGGATCCTCGCTACATCGATTACGTCGATTCTTCCTCCGAGTGGACCAGCTACAGCCACGCTCTCGGACTCTTTTGGCTTTATTACGTTTTGGCACTGCAGTCGCGATTCTTGTTCAGAAAACCG AAAGCGAGCGTGCCAGCCTCATATCAGCCCGACGAAACGACGCCA CTGATGCGCTTTGGCTCCGGACGCACCGGTCTGCTCCAAGACTCAACAGGCAGCGTCATCGTCCAGGATGCCCACAACGATGACAGCATCCAGCTACAGTCCCTCAGCGAAG GAGCTCCGGACGAGGGTCCCGGGATAGTGGAGCAAGTGATAATGGCAGTTTACTCGATATTTCAGTTGATCGTAAATTCTTCCTATTTAGCAACGAACATAATAATGATG ACTTGGAGTATCATGTACCACAGTTGGACGACGTTTATACTGCTGATGTGGGCATTGGTGCTGTGGATGGTACCGAACAAGAGAAGTTCGATGATGAAGTGTTCGCCGTTCATAGTTTTTTACGCGACGCTACTGCTGCTCGTTGGTTACATTTACAGTATGAATTTGACGGAGGAGGAATTGCCGACGGTGTTCCACGACATCAAGGTCGCCGAGATCGGTTTCCGCAAGCCCTTCGGCTCGGATCCAGCTCCGAGTTGGCATCAAATCGTCAAA TGCGCCTTCACCACGATGTTCTGGATCACCATGAGACAATACATGGCCGAGAGACAGTCCCAGAAAAGGTCCTCGGCCATGAGAGACATGGTCGCCCCCCTCCACGTCTCCGTTTCCACCGCCACCACCGCCATGAACAAAGAAACTCCCGAAATAAAAAGCCAATTCATGAAGGATGTCGGACGCGTCGTGAAAAAACTGCTCATCAAATTCTGGATCGCGATCGTTGCCATCATGCTCTTCACCAGCGGCATCACCGGAGAACGCATGACCGTTTTCCGGATCATTTACATGTCGctcttcctcgtcttcgtcatcactTTTCAG TTCTCCTGGACTGCTTGGAGGAAAATGATGTACGGTTTCTGGATCACGGTTATCGCGTACTCAGTCGCCATGTTGATCCTCGTTTACACATACCAGTTCAGTAATTTTCCTGGCTACTGGACCCGTCTCGGCATCGATGAAGCACT GCAAATGGACATTGGACTTGAATCGTACAAAACGAAGGAGCTTTTCGTGCGCCTTCTCACTCCGACGTTTTTCGTGATCGTTACAGTCCTGCAAATCCATTATTTCCACGAAGATTTCCTCGAAATCACGAATATCGAGAGAACCGG aGTCGACCTGGTCTCGAGGCGCGGAAGTTTGGGCTACTCGAGCACCGTGCCCATCGTTTCGACCAGCTCCGAGGAGGCGATTCCCGCGGATGGTGAAAAGAAAACTGTTATTTATACCCTGAAACAGTTGAAGC ATATGTCGAAAATGGAGCGAATGGCACTGATGAGGAAGACGATCGAGAACGTGAAGAACTTTTACGACTGGATTTGGCTGATTCTTGAGATTCACAtgcagaaaataattttcatttctttcatccTGCTGTGCATCAAAGAC GTCTGCGCCATAAATTTATTCTTCGTCATCGCGGTCGTGGTTGCGATAAATTTCCAGCGGAGCGTGCAAATAACTTCGATAAACGCGATGGCTGGAATTATTGCGATTCTGATGGTAGCCAAAATGCTCTATCAGATCGAGTACATCGTTCACGAGAACTGGGACGTCAACTGCTCG AGAACGGACGCTAACGGGACGGAGAGTGTGACGACTTACAACGTCGCCAAATGGATCGGCATGGACAAAGCGAGAACTGGAGAATTGCCGTACTTGTTAAGGGGCTACATCGGGATGGTGACCGTGACGACGATCCGCGCGATCATCGTAATTCGACAGTGTTTCCATCGCCACGAGAAAGGCGAACCCCTGGAAACGCCCCTGGTCATGTTCCCGAAAATCACGAGAGCCGACGCCGACAAAGGCATTCCCGAGTGTCTCAAATTTCTCTTCAATTATGGCTTTTATAAATTCGGATTGGAATTCTGCCTGATGGGAATCGTCGCCCTCATCGGCACCAGACTCGACTTTTATTCCGTCCTCTACGGTATTTGGCTACTCGTACTTTTCTCCATGAAGAGAACCACGACCGCGAGGGTCTGGCCGTTCTTTCGCATCTTCGCCATCGTCGTTCTCCCACTCCAGTACGCTTTTGTCGTCGCGCCCCCGACCTGGCTCTGCATCA ATTATCCGTGGAGCATTCTGGACGATTCGGGATTGGACACACTTCGAAGATTGCAGGATTGGATGTACTTTCCGGACCCCGAGTATCCTCCGAGCCCGGAGAAGCTCATCTGCGATTTCATTCTTCTCATGATGATCGTTCGTCAGAGTTTGGTGTTCCGGATCGAGGCCCGGAGTCGAGCGACCGGTGAAGAGTTTATCGCCGGTCACAATTTTTCCGTTTCTCAAGAAATGGAGAAGCCGAACTTCGTGAACCCGGTGAAGGATTACGTCTCGCTCGCCCAATGCTGGCTCGACGTTTTCAAAAGAGGCTCCATGATGAGTTTCATGTGGATCACCCTCTCGATCATGTTCCTGGCTGGGACCAACAGAACCAACATATTTTCCCTCGGCTACTTGATCGGGGCTTTCATATTCCTTTGGCAAGGAAGCGACTTTTATCTCAGACCGATAAAAACCATTCTCAAGTGGTGGAATTTCCTCATCGGCTACAACGTCGTCGTCATTTTCTCTAAAGCTATCCTCCAGGGCGTTGGTTGCGTTTTGCTCAAGCAG ATGGAAACTTCGGTTTGCTGGTTGGTCCAGCTGCTGGGGATAGCGtgtttgaaaaagttccataCCTCCGGAACGATTTTCGACGGGAAAGACAATTACTGCGAAGTCCCGCGAGAGGACATCGGGATGGTTTGGGACGGTCTTTGCTTCGCGTGTCTCTTGGTCCAGAAGCGTCTCTTCAAGAGTTACTATTTTTTCCACATAGTGGACGAAACGAAGGCGATGAGTATATTGGCGTCGCGAGGAGCGGAGCTGCTCCAAGATCTGCACCGGAAGCGGATCGAGTATCAGGAGAACGTGGAAAAAGCGGTTTTGCAAAAGCTCAAGTTCAAGATGGACAAAATCAAGGCCGATCAGCAGAGGATTCAAGGGCCGAGTTACAGGGAGCCGGCGACCCACAAAATCG aTACGCTCTATCCGAGAGATCGACCTCTGTACAAACATCGTGTGCCAAAGACCAACAGAGAGg CTGTGAGATCCGGCGACTATTACATGTTCGACGAtctcgacgacgatgacgtcaCCGATCATCTCGTGCCTGACCTGGACGACAAACGCGAGGAAGACGAACGGCTTCGTCAGCAACAAGCGAAAGGACGGAGAATGACCGTGGCCGAA CTGATGACAACAGTGTTAAAGACTGACATAGAGATAGCGACCCACGTCGCGATGTACGGAGGAACGCAAAAGGACGCTCTTCGGCTTCGACGTCAGAGCGTGCCGCTGACCCGCAAGAAATCATCCATGTCCTACCTGAGCGCACGTTCCGAAACCGACACTGCCGCGGCCACCGAT ATCCGAGACGCTGCCAGCCTCGACTCCGCCGAGGTCGAGGACGTCGAGCAAGAGCTGAAGACTGAAGACCTTGCCAAGACCCCCGCTGACTCGGTCCAAGGAGACGAACTCACCGAAGATCCAACCAGAGCTTCGGGCGTCGACAAAGATCGAGGAAAGGACCAAGACGAAGAGGACGACGAGGAGCCCGAAGGAGACCCGGACAAACAGAAATCAGTCTCTCTTCTAACGTACCTGAAATTCGTTCTCGTCATCCTCAATAGCACCATGGTCTCCATGACCAAATACCTTAATAGATTCTCTAGAGACTACAGATATATACGTAAAGTTCTtaccaaagaaaaaagaattctcaag GCCAAACCAGATTTCCGGATGGGAACGCGATTGGGAATAAATCAAATATGGCAGCCGATACCGGTGATGAAGCAGAG ATCTGACAGCGAGGAAAGCACGGACGAGAGCTCCGGGAATGGCCAACGGCCTGGTCCATCGTCAAAAAGTACCAGGAG GAAGGAGAGCTCGCTGACAGTGCCACACATCCGAATACTGGCGCCGAGTTTGGAGCGAGGATTGGACGTGTCCTCCTCCAG CTCGATATTTGGGCAAGCACAAGCTGAGCCCGAACCCGAGGACGAGGGCGATACCTTGGAAGAGCTTTCCGAAGACGACCAACCGCCCATCGTCCAGCTCGCAGCTTCCATTTGGTTCGGGATCCTCGCACATTCTACTTTCATGTGCTACTTCATGGTTTTTCTTCATCACGTGAAAAACGCCTCGGTCATTTCCATCCCGCTGCCCCTGATGGTCTTCTGCTGGGGCTCTCTCACCATCCCCAGGCCCTCGAAAACTTTCTGGGTCACCCTCATCGCTTACACCGAA gtcatcgtcatcgtcaaaTGCATCTTCCAATTCGAAATCATCCTCTGGAACCAAATGGCCTCGCCGAACCACCCTCTTTTCCCTCCGAGAATTCTGGGCATTGAGAAAAAACCGAATTACGCGCTCTGGGACCTCTGGCTACTTCTCATGATTTTCTTCCACCG GTTCATGTTGAAGTCTCTGGGCCAGTGGACAGCACCGGTCAAACCGAGGAAAATCATACCGACGAATCTGACGATGAGGACGAGGAACGAGGATGGGCAAGGAGGCGGCGAGCCGGCCCGTTTCCACTGGCAAAATGAGGAAACGAA CAATACAACGGAAACCGAGGGAACGAGCACGAAGCGTGAGAGCTCGAACGAGGGGGAGGAAATCGAGGCGCCGAAGAACGAGGAAATCACGGACTCGAACGAGAGGCTCGTCGTCGTCAAGACCACGGAAACGAGCCCTTGCGACAAAGACTTGAAAACAGCTGTCAACATGAT AGCCTTGAAGTATTGGGAAcccatgaaaatatttttcgacaaCATCCTCAGCCCGGAaggcaaagaaaaaacgaacgttTACGCCTACATGTTTCTGTGCgactttttcaactttattcTTTTGATTTTTGGCTTCTCGGCTTTCGGA ACTCAGCAAGGGGACGGTGGAGTGACAGCATACTTGGCTGAAAATCGGGTGCCGATGCCCTTTTTGTTGATGCTGTTGCTGCAGTTCGCCCTGATAGTGATCGATCGCGcattatttttgcggaaaTCGATAATGGGGAAGCTCGTTTTTCAGTATCTTCTAGTTTTCGGAGTTCACATTTGCATGTTCTTCATTTTGCCCAGCGTCACAGAAAG GCGATTCAACGAGAAACTGCCCCCCCAGATCTGGTACATGGTCAAATGCTTCTACCTCCTCCTCGCCGCTTATCAACTCCGTCTCGGATATCCTACCCGgatattgggaaatttcttgTGCAAGAATTACAGCATCATAAATATGTACCTCTTCAAGGG TTTCATGGTCGTCCCGTTCCTCTTCGAACTTCGAGCCGTCATGGATTGGATCTGGACCGACACTTCGATGACGATAATGGACTGGTTCAAAATGGAGGACATTTTTGCGAGCATCTACCAAATAAGG TGCACTCGAGGCGTCGAAACCGATTTCCCTCAGCCTCGGGGAGTGAAGAAAACTCAAGTCAGCAAATACATGGTCGGAGGAGGCGCACTCTTCCTCATGATCGCTCTGATCTGGTTCCCCCTTCTGCTGTTCGCCCTCGGGGGCACCGTCGGCGACTCCAATCCACCGACCGAAGTTTCCATGAAAATAAGAATCGGCCCTTACGAACCGATCTACGCCATGTCCGCACAGACCAGCTCCATCGTTCAATACTCCGAGGCCGATTTCCGATCCTTCAAAGACATTTATGCTCGGGATAAGGCCGCTGTGACCTTCTTGGAAAATTATGTTAACACCGACGTCACCGCCATCACTCTCAGCGGCTCCTCGAGAAAACTTTGGGCCATTTCGCCTCCGGACAGAGAAAG ATTGAGAATGGAATTGGAGTCGAACAGCACGGTGATTGTGCACGTGGAATGGACCGTGGCGAGAAAAACGGACGTGAAGGATTTCAACGGAGTGAGCACGGAAGAGAGAGACATTCCGTTGAAGGCCTGGGAGAACGGTCAGTTCAATCCGGTGCGAAAGAGTCTCGCCGATTTACTGTTGGCGAGCACCGACTCGAACTCGCCGAACGGCACGATCGTAATGAGAAACGCTTTTCCCAAGTTCCTCAAAGTAACGAGTCGCACGGTCGAGCCGGTTCGTCAGTTGATGAATTTGT ACGGTCCAGATCGCCTCGATGACTCGGACACGGACCATTTGTACAGAAACATCAGCCTCCATCTGTCGACCAACGCCGACTGTTGCGCTCACCAGCAGTGGTGGGTCGTGAAGGAAAACTGCGACGATGTTTACGAGAAAAAACTGTTGAGCAAAGTGCCTCTCAACGACTGCAGATACATCATGATGTTCTTGTTCAACGACAAAGCTTTCCCAGAAGGTCTCAGCTTCATCAGTGGCTTTGG GATTCTGGGTCTCTACACAACGGGGGTGATCGTGATGAGCCAGTTGATAAGGCGGAGCGTGAGTGAGATGGCGCCGAAGATAATGTTCGACGACTTGCCCTACGTCGACCGAATTCTGCGTCTCTGCCTCGACATTTATTTGGTTCGTGAGAGCGGAGAGCTGAGTTTGGAGGAGGATCTTTTCGCGAAGCTCATATTCCTCTACAGATCACCGGAAACGCTGATAAGATGGACGCGTCCGCCGGAGCCAGGCTCCAGTGGAAATCCGgaggaggacgaggacgacgacgaagacgtcGTGGTTCGCCAGGGCGAGCAGAGAAACGCCTGA